The following coding sequences are from one Arachis hypogaea cultivar Tifrunner chromosome 7, arahy.Tifrunner.gnm2.J5K5, whole genome shotgun sequence window:
- the LOC112701736 gene encoding histidine kinase 2 isoform X1, with amino-acid sequence MSVNKRISGSNGRLQPSMKSWKVNEPLNGSNSPHRTTWRRKPLLLLIVFGVIIASFGLFLSFKNSEYLMSKEKEAACEESSRILLQRYNISRKQLHALASLFSGSDQIFSNCIDERRLQMLLNSGIACNPQLVCCPENQELQKKHRCFADTVEPIEQCPILEDYVRTRIQLSFPFKKYVLLASHSLLSSNLVDFLFCGKNMLQSWELHVSAIMDYTSSLNLVKEYWWVLVGIIISCNLSGFCLLRIQKQKLVEGHQVGHQKQLRDLSRNPLKSVGTWRKWSLAIFLSLGILFSIWLFCDLYTDFKQTREEMLTNMCDERARMLQDQFNVSMNHVHALAVLVSTFHHGKHPSAIDQKIFGEYTETTAFERPLTSGVAYAKKVLHSDRAEFEKQHGWTIKKMETENEALVQDCIPEKLDPAPIQDEYAPVIFAQETVSHIVSIDMMSGKEDRENILRARATGKGVLTSPFKLLKSNHLGVVLTFAVYNSNVPADATPKQRIEATVGYLGASYDVRSLVDKLLHQLASKQIIVVNVYDTTNASAPITMYGTDVADTGLLRINSLDFGDPLRKHEMHCRFKQRPPLPWKAINYSVGIFLIVLLIGYIYYVAIKRIEKVEDDTQKMAELKVRAEAADVAKSQFLATVSHEIRTPMNGVLGMLQMLMDTELDENQMDYAQTAHKSGKDLISVINEVLDQAKIEARKLELEAVAFDPHAILEEVLSLFSGKAKEKGIELAVYASNEVPKVVIGDPKRFWQIITNLVGNSLKFTHDKGHVFVSIHLANEVKNPLHSMDAVLREGLELDHDLSDNTYNTLSGFAVGNRWKSWANFKKLNSMDLMEEPELIQLLVTVEDTGIGIPIDAQSRIFTPFMQADSSTSRTYGGTGIGLSISKCLVELMRGEIGFVSEPGTGSTFTFTATFRKGETTSLDAKWQNFSTFDSQLQGLRALVVDRRKIRAEVTRYYLQRLGMSVDVMSSLKSACSCLTGSSNMRVSKQFAMILIDKDAWDKESSTLYSIKKQKKNGINGDRINFPKVFLLATHLSPNECDELKKNGVIDDILMKPFWLSVLVCSYRESLGIEKRQINRKKVSKLGNLLLQKRILVVDDNAVNRKVAEGVLQKYGATVTCVEGGRAALQMLKPPHNFDACFMDLQMPEMDGFEVTRQIRILENDVNEKIACGEASAEMFGDIFYWHIPILAMTADVTQASNEECKKCGMDGYVSKPFEEEQLYTAMARFFKPSS; translated from the exons atgtCTGTGAATAAAagaatttcaggatcaaatgggaGGTTGCAACCAAGCATGAAGTCATGGAAGGTCAATGAGCCTCTAAATGGGTCTAATTCTCCTCATAGGACAACATGGAGGAGGAAGCCCTTGCTCCTTTTGATTGTTTTTGGTGTTATCATAGCAAGTTTCGGGCTTTTCTTGAGTTTCAAGAATAGTGAGTATTTGATGAGCAAGGAGAAAGAAGCTGCTTGTGAAGAGAGTTCAAGAATCTTGCTACAAAGATACAACATTAGCAGGAAGCAGCTTCATGCTTTGGCTTCCCTATTCTCTGGATCAGATCAG ATTTTCTCCAACTGTATTGATGAAAGAAGACTACAAATGCTGTTAAACAGTGGCATAGCCTGCAATCCACAGTTAGTTTGTTGTCCAGAGAATCAGGAGTTACAAAAGAAGCATAGATGTTTTGCAGACACTGTAGAACCTATAGAACAATGCCCAATTCTCGAGGATTATGTCCGGACAAGGATTCAATTATCATTTCCATTTAAAAAATACGTATTGTTGGCATCACACTCTCTACTTTCGTCCAATTTGGTTGATTTTCTGTTCTGTGGAAAG AACATGTTGCAGTCATGGGAACTGCATGTCTCGGCAATTATGGACTATACAAGTTCATTAAATTTGGTTAAAGAGTACTGGTGGGTCCTTGTAGGAATTATAATATCATGCAATTTGTCTGGATTCTGTTTACTAAGAATTCAAAAGCAGAAGCTAGTTGAGGGACATCAAGTTGGTCATCAAAAGCAGCTGCGAGATTTATCCCGGAACCCTTTAAAGAGTGTTGGGACTTGGAGGAAATGGTCACTAGCTATATTCTTGTCACTTGGAATACTTTTTTCCATTTGGTTATTCTGTGACTTATACACCGACTTTAAGCAGACAAGAGAAGAAATGCTTACCAATATGTGTGACGAGCGTGCCCGTATGCTTCAAGATCAGTTTAATGTCAGCATGAACCATGTTCATGCACTGGCTGTTCTTGTTTCGACATTTCACCATGGTAAACATCCATCTGCAATTGACCAG AAAATTTTTGGAGAATATACTGAGACTACTGCATTTGAGAGACCACTTACTAGTGGTGTTGCTTATGCTAAGAAAGTTCTCCACTCTGATAGGGCTGAGTTTGAGAAGCAGCATGGGTGGACTATTAAGAAAATGGAAACAGAGAATGAAGCACTAGTCCAAGATTGTATTCCAGAAAAATTGGATCCGGCGCCCATTCAGGATGAATATGCACCGGTGATTTTTGCTCAAGAAACGGTTTCTCATATTGTGTCTATTGACATGATGTCAGGGAAG GAGGACCGTGAGAATATCTTGCGAGCAAGGGCAACAGGAAAGGGGGTTCTGACATCCCCTTTTAAACTTCTAAAATCAAATCACCTTGGTGTTGTACTTACATTTGCTGTTTATAACAGCAATGTTCCTGCAGATGCTACACCAAAGCAGCGAATCGAAGCTACTGTGGG GTACCTGGGTGCTTCATATGATGTTCGATCACTGGTGGACAAGCTTCTCCACCAACTTGCAAGCAAGCAAATAATTGTTGTAAATGTTTATGATACAACCAACGCATCTGCACCGATTACAATGTATGGTACTGATGTTGCTGATACTGGACTACTACGTATAAACAGTCTAGATTTTGGGGATCCACTTCGAAAACATGAAATGCACTGCAG gtTCAAGCAGAGGCCTCCTCTACCCTGGAAAGCAATCAATTACTCGGTTGGCATATTTCTCATTGTTTTGCTTATTGGTTATATATATTATGTAGCCATAAAACGAATAGAAAAGGTGGAGGATGACACTCAAAAAATGGCGGAGCTGAAAGTTCGTGCTGAAGCTGCAGATGTTGCAAAATCTCAG TTTCTTGCAACAGTTTCTCATGAGATCAGGACTCCAATGAATGGTGTTTTAG GTATGCTGCAAATGTTGATGGACACTGAACTTGATGAAAACCAGATGGATTATGCCCAAACTGCGCATAAGAGTGGTAAGGATCTTATATCAGTGATAAATGAGGTTCTTGATCAGGCTAAGATTGAGGCACGCAAGCTTGAACTTGAAGCTGTAGCTTTTGATCCACATGCTATTCTAGAGGAAGTTCTATCACTTTTCTCGGGAAAAGCTAAAGAAAAAGGAATTGAG TTGGCTGTTTATGCATCCAATGAAGTACCCAAAGTTGTCATTGGTGATCCTAAACGGTTCTGGCAAATAATTACTAATCTTGTTGGCAATTCACTCAAG TTCACTCATGATAAAGGACATGTGTTTGTCTCGATTCATCTGGCAAATGAAGTGAAGAACCCACTTCACAGCATGGATGCAGTGCTGAGGGAAGGCTTAGAGTTGGATCATGATTTGTCAGACAATACATATAATACATTAAGTGGGTTCGCTGTAGGAAACCGATGGAAAAGCTGGGCCAACtttaaaaagttaaatagtaTGGATTTGATGGAAGAGCCTGAATTGATTCAATTACTAGTAACAGTTGAGGATACAGGTATAGGAATTCCTATTGATGCGCAAAGCCGTATATTCACACCTTTTATGCAGGCCGATAGTTCGACCTCTCGAACATATGGTGGAACTGGAATAGGACTGAGCATTAGTAAATGTCTTGTTGAGCTCATGAGAGGAGAAATTGGTTTTGTTAGTGAGCCTGGAACTGGCAGTACTTTTACATTTACTGCAACTTTCAGAAAAGGAGAAaccacatctttggatgcaaagtgGCAGAATTTCAGTACATTTGATTCACAGTTGCAAGGGTTGAGAGCATTAGTGGTAGATAGAAGAAAAATCCGAGCTGAGGTCACAAGATATTATCTACAGAGGTTGGGGATGTCGGTGGATGTTATGTCAAGTTTGAAATCTGCATGTTCTTGTCTAACTGGTTCTTCCAACATGAG AGTGTCAAAGCAGTTTGCGATGATTCTGATAGACAAGGATGCTTGGGATAAAGAAAGTAGCACCTTATACTCCatcaagaaacagaaaaagaatGGCATCAATGGAGACCGAATAAACTTTCCAAAAGTTTTTCTCCTGGCCACACACCTTAGCCCGAACGAATGTGATGAGCTCAAGAAAAATGGTGTCATTGATGATATATTAATGAAGCCTTTTTGGCTCAGTGTTTTGGTTTGCTCCTATAGAGAATCCCTTGGAATTGAAAAAAGGCAAATAAATAGGAAGAAAGTATCCAAACTTGGGAATCTGTTATTACAGAAAAGAATTTTGGTGGTTGATGATAATGCAGTGAACAGAAAAGTTGCAGAAGGTGTTTTACAGAAATATGGGGCAACAGTTACTTGTGTTGAGGGTGGCAGGGCTGCTCTACAGATGCTTAAGCCCCCGCACAACTTCGATGCTTGTTTCATGGATCTCCAAATGCCAGAAATGGATGG TTTTGAAGTGACAAGGCAAATCCGCATCCTAGAGAACGACGTAAATGAGAAAATTGCATGTGGGGAAGCATCAGCTGAAATGTTTGGGGATATCTTTTATTGGCACATTCCAATACTAGCAATGACAGCTGATGTAACTCAGGCTTCAAATGAAGAGTGCAAAAAGTGTGGGATGGATGGCTATGTGTCAAAGCCGTTTGAGGAAGAGCAGCTCTACACGGCCATGGCACGCTTCTTCAAGCCTAGTTCATAG
- the LOC112701736 gene encoding histidine kinase 2 isoform X2, with amino-acid sequence MSVNKRISGSNGRLQPSMKSWKVNEPLNGSNSPHRTTWRRKPLLLLIVFGVIIASFGLFLSFKNSEYLMSKEKEAACEESSRILLQRYNISRKQLHALASLFSGSDQNMLQSWELHVSAIMDYTSSLNLVKEYWWVLVGIIISCNLSGFCLLRIQKQKLVEGHQVGHQKQLRDLSRNPLKSVGTWRKWSLAIFLSLGILFSIWLFCDLYTDFKQTREEMLTNMCDERARMLQDQFNVSMNHVHALAVLVSTFHHGKHPSAIDQKIFGEYTETTAFERPLTSGVAYAKKVLHSDRAEFEKQHGWTIKKMETENEALVQDCIPEKLDPAPIQDEYAPVIFAQETVSHIVSIDMMSGKEDRENILRARATGKGVLTSPFKLLKSNHLGVVLTFAVYNSNVPADATPKQRIEATVGYLGASYDVRSLVDKLLHQLASKQIIVVNVYDTTNASAPITMYGTDVADTGLLRINSLDFGDPLRKHEMHCRFKQRPPLPWKAINYSVGIFLIVLLIGYIYYVAIKRIEKVEDDTQKMAELKVRAEAADVAKSQFLATVSHEIRTPMNGVLGMLQMLMDTELDENQMDYAQTAHKSGKDLISVINEVLDQAKIEARKLELEAVAFDPHAILEEVLSLFSGKAKEKGIELAVYASNEVPKVVIGDPKRFWQIITNLVGNSLKFTHDKGHVFVSIHLANEVKNPLHSMDAVLREGLELDHDLSDNTYNTLSGFAVGNRWKSWANFKKLNSMDLMEEPELIQLLVTVEDTGIGIPIDAQSRIFTPFMQADSSTSRTYGGTGIGLSISKCLVELMRGEIGFVSEPGTGSTFTFTATFRKGETTSLDAKWQNFSTFDSQLQGLRALVVDRRKIRAEVTRYYLQRLGMSVDVMSSLKSACSCLTGSSNMRVSKQFAMILIDKDAWDKESSTLYSIKKQKKNGINGDRINFPKVFLLATHLSPNECDELKKNGVIDDILMKPFWLSVLVCSYRESLGIEKRQINRKKVSKLGNLLLQKRILVVDDNAVNRKVAEGVLQKYGATVTCVEGGRAALQMLKPPHNFDACFMDLQMPEMDGFEVTRQIRILENDVNEKIACGEASAEMFGDIFYWHIPILAMTADVTQASNEECKKCGMDGYVSKPFEEEQLYTAMARFFKPSS; translated from the exons atgtCTGTGAATAAAagaatttcaggatcaaatgggaGGTTGCAACCAAGCATGAAGTCATGGAAGGTCAATGAGCCTCTAAATGGGTCTAATTCTCCTCATAGGACAACATGGAGGAGGAAGCCCTTGCTCCTTTTGATTGTTTTTGGTGTTATCATAGCAAGTTTCGGGCTTTTCTTGAGTTTCAAGAATAGTGAGTATTTGATGAGCAAGGAGAAAGAAGCTGCTTGTGAAGAGAGTTCAAGAATCTTGCTACAAAGATACAACATTAGCAGGAAGCAGCTTCATGCTTTGGCTTCCCTATTCTCTGGATCAGATCAG AACATGTTGCAGTCATGGGAACTGCATGTCTCGGCAATTATGGACTATACAAGTTCATTAAATTTGGTTAAAGAGTACTGGTGGGTCCTTGTAGGAATTATAATATCATGCAATTTGTCTGGATTCTGTTTACTAAGAATTCAAAAGCAGAAGCTAGTTGAGGGACATCAAGTTGGTCATCAAAAGCAGCTGCGAGATTTATCCCGGAACCCTTTAAAGAGTGTTGGGACTTGGAGGAAATGGTCACTAGCTATATTCTTGTCACTTGGAATACTTTTTTCCATTTGGTTATTCTGTGACTTATACACCGACTTTAAGCAGACAAGAGAAGAAATGCTTACCAATATGTGTGACGAGCGTGCCCGTATGCTTCAAGATCAGTTTAATGTCAGCATGAACCATGTTCATGCACTGGCTGTTCTTGTTTCGACATTTCACCATGGTAAACATCCATCTGCAATTGACCAG AAAATTTTTGGAGAATATACTGAGACTACTGCATTTGAGAGACCACTTACTAGTGGTGTTGCTTATGCTAAGAAAGTTCTCCACTCTGATAGGGCTGAGTTTGAGAAGCAGCATGGGTGGACTATTAAGAAAATGGAAACAGAGAATGAAGCACTAGTCCAAGATTGTATTCCAGAAAAATTGGATCCGGCGCCCATTCAGGATGAATATGCACCGGTGATTTTTGCTCAAGAAACGGTTTCTCATATTGTGTCTATTGACATGATGTCAGGGAAG GAGGACCGTGAGAATATCTTGCGAGCAAGGGCAACAGGAAAGGGGGTTCTGACATCCCCTTTTAAACTTCTAAAATCAAATCACCTTGGTGTTGTACTTACATTTGCTGTTTATAACAGCAATGTTCCTGCAGATGCTACACCAAAGCAGCGAATCGAAGCTACTGTGGG GTACCTGGGTGCTTCATATGATGTTCGATCACTGGTGGACAAGCTTCTCCACCAACTTGCAAGCAAGCAAATAATTGTTGTAAATGTTTATGATACAACCAACGCATCTGCACCGATTACAATGTATGGTACTGATGTTGCTGATACTGGACTACTACGTATAAACAGTCTAGATTTTGGGGATCCACTTCGAAAACATGAAATGCACTGCAG gtTCAAGCAGAGGCCTCCTCTACCCTGGAAAGCAATCAATTACTCGGTTGGCATATTTCTCATTGTTTTGCTTATTGGTTATATATATTATGTAGCCATAAAACGAATAGAAAAGGTGGAGGATGACACTCAAAAAATGGCGGAGCTGAAAGTTCGTGCTGAAGCTGCAGATGTTGCAAAATCTCAG TTTCTTGCAACAGTTTCTCATGAGATCAGGACTCCAATGAATGGTGTTTTAG GTATGCTGCAAATGTTGATGGACACTGAACTTGATGAAAACCAGATGGATTATGCCCAAACTGCGCATAAGAGTGGTAAGGATCTTATATCAGTGATAAATGAGGTTCTTGATCAGGCTAAGATTGAGGCACGCAAGCTTGAACTTGAAGCTGTAGCTTTTGATCCACATGCTATTCTAGAGGAAGTTCTATCACTTTTCTCGGGAAAAGCTAAAGAAAAAGGAATTGAG TTGGCTGTTTATGCATCCAATGAAGTACCCAAAGTTGTCATTGGTGATCCTAAACGGTTCTGGCAAATAATTACTAATCTTGTTGGCAATTCACTCAAG TTCACTCATGATAAAGGACATGTGTTTGTCTCGATTCATCTGGCAAATGAAGTGAAGAACCCACTTCACAGCATGGATGCAGTGCTGAGGGAAGGCTTAGAGTTGGATCATGATTTGTCAGACAATACATATAATACATTAAGTGGGTTCGCTGTAGGAAACCGATGGAAAAGCTGGGCCAACtttaaaaagttaaatagtaTGGATTTGATGGAAGAGCCTGAATTGATTCAATTACTAGTAACAGTTGAGGATACAGGTATAGGAATTCCTATTGATGCGCAAAGCCGTATATTCACACCTTTTATGCAGGCCGATAGTTCGACCTCTCGAACATATGGTGGAACTGGAATAGGACTGAGCATTAGTAAATGTCTTGTTGAGCTCATGAGAGGAGAAATTGGTTTTGTTAGTGAGCCTGGAACTGGCAGTACTTTTACATTTACTGCAACTTTCAGAAAAGGAGAAaccacatctttggatgcaaagtgGCAGAATTTCAGTACATTTGATTCACAGTTGCAAGGGTTGAGAGCATTAGTGGTAGATAGAAGAAAAATCCGAGCTGAGGTCACAAGATATTATCTACAGAGGTTGGGGATGTCGGTGGATGTTATGTCAAGTTTGAAATCTGCATGTTCTTGTCTAACTGGTTCTTCCAACATGAG AGTGTCAAAGCAGTTTGCGATGATTCTGATAGACAAGGATGCTTGGGATAAAGAAAGTAGCACCTTATACTCCatcaagaaacagaaaaagaatGGCATCAATGGAGACCGAATAAACTTTCCAAAAGTTTTTCTCCTGGCCACACACCTTAGCCCGAACGAATGTGATGAGCTCAAGAAAAATGGTGTCATTGATGATATATTAATGAAGCCTTTTTGGCTCAGTGTTTTGGTTTGCTCCTATAGAGAATCCCTTGGAATTGAAAAAAGGCAAATAAATAGGAAGAAAGTATCCAAACTTGGGAATCTGTTATTACAGAAAAGAATTTTGGTGGTTGATGATAATGCAGTGAACAGAAAAGTTGCAGAAGGTGTTTTACAGAAATATGGGGCAACAGTTACTTGTGTTGAGGGTGGCAGGGCTGCTCTACAGATGCTTAAGCCCCCGCACAACTTCGATGCTTGTTTCATGGATCTCCAAATGCCAGAAATGGATGG TTTTGAAGTGACAAGGCAAATCCGCATCCTAGAGAACGACGTAAATGAGAAAATTGCATGTGGGGAAGCATCAGCTGAAATGTTTGGGGATATCTTTTATTGGCACATTCCAATACTAGCAATGACAGCTGATGTAACTCAGGCTTCAAATGAAGAGTGCAAAAAGTGTGGGATGGATGGCTATGTGTCAAAGCCGTTTGAGGAAGAGCAGCTCTACACGGCCATGGCACGCTTCTTCAAGCCTAGTTCATAG